The nucleotide window GTCGGTATTTTTTAAGGGAAATAAGGGGTTTCTGTATGGATCTATCTGAGGCTATTTATCGACGGAAATCAGTTAGGAGTTATAAAAACCAGTTGGTTGATGAGGGGTTTAGAGAAAAAATCAAGCAGTATTTTATGAGAAGTTCTGGGTTGTTTGGAGCGGATGTGGAGGTTGTTCAAGTGAGTGGTAAGGAGCTTCATGAGGTATTGGGTGGTGTTTTAGGTAGTTATGGAAAGATAGTTGCTCCTCACTATCTGGCTTTAGTGTCTAACGAAGGTGATTTTGGCGCTATAGGTTCAGGTTTTTTTGGTGAGGAATTGGTTTTATTTTTAACTAAGAATGGGTTGGGTAGTTGTTGGATTGGTAAGTTTGGAGATAGGGATAAAATCCAAAAAACCATTGGAACCGAGGGATTCATACACGCGTTAATTGCATATGGACATCCAGAAGAGGGAGATCCATATCGATTGCCTGAAGAAGCCAGTCGTAAAGAAATCAGTGAATTGGTTTTAGATGGATCAGAATATATATCTGAGTGGCGTGAAGTCTTGAGGGCCGTTAGGTTTGCACCCTCTTCAATAAACTCACAGCCCTGGCGATTCACTCTAAAAAAACATCAATTAGATTTATACATAAAAACCAAGGGATTAAAGAAAAAAATAATTAAGTTTTTCAGCGATATAGAGCACTTAAACCTAATAGATAGTGGAATTGCGCTAAAACACATAGAAATAACCTCAGAAAACCCAGAAATAATAGATAAAGACAACAAAAACGATTTAAATGGATATCGTTATATTGTAACTGTAAGAGATAACTAGAGAGACAGATTTTTTATGGGAAAAAGGTTTTAGTTCAATAGTTCTAGAATATTTGGAAAATGAGTGTGGATATATAATGGGAACTAAATTTGTTGTAGTCAGTGGTTTTCTTGGGTCCGGCAAAA belongs to Methanonatronarchaeum sp. AMET-Sl and includes:
- a CDS encoding nitroreductase family protein codes for the protein MDLSEAIYRRKSVRSYKNQLVDEGFREKIKQYFMRSSGLFGADVEVVQVSGKELHEVLGGVLGSYGKIVAPHYLALVSNEGDFGAIGSGFFGEELVLFLTKNGLGSCWIGKFGDRDKIQKTIGTEGFIHALIAYGHPEEGDPYRLPEEASRKEISELVLDGSEYISEWREVLRAVRFAPSSINSQPWRFTLKKHQLDLYIKTKGLKKKIIKFFSDIEHLNLIDSGIALKHIEITSENPEIIDKDNKNDLNGYRYIVTVRDN